A portion of the Carboxydothermus pertinax genome contains these proteins:
- a CDS encoding ABC transporter ATP-binding protein — MAAILQTHSLGISFGGLKAVQDLNLTLNEGDLVGLIGPNGAGKTTVFNLLTGMYLPTTGDIIFKGESIVGLKPYEIAAKGITRTFQNIRLFAELSVLENVLIARHLHAPYNMVHAILRLGKYYQGEKEMRAEAYELLKIMNLAHKAEEKAKNLPYGEQRRLEIARALATKPSLLLLDEPAAGMNPQETTDLMELIGFIRDKFNLTILLIEHDMHLVMNICERIYVLDYGINIAHGTPEEIKNNPRVIEAYLGEGA; from the coding sequence ATGGCAGCCATTCTGCAGACGCATAGCCTGGGGATTAGTTTTGGAGGATTAAAAGCAGTCCAGGATTTAAACCTTACCCTAAATGAGGGGGATTTAGTGGGCTTAATTGGGCCCAACGGTGCCGGTAAAACTACGGTTTTTAACCTTTTAACGGGGATGTACCTGCCAACTACCGGTGATATCATCTTTAAAGGTGAAAGTATCGTAGGTTTAAAACCCTATGAAATTGCTGCTAAAGGCATTACCCGTACATTCCAAAACATTCGCCTTTTTGCTGAGCTTTCGGTTTTAGAAAACGTTTTGATTGCCCGGCATTTGCACGCTCCTTATAATATGGTTCATGCTATCCTCCGACTCGGAAAGTATTACCAGGGAGAAAAAGAAATGCGGGCTGAGGCTTATGAGCTTTTAAAAATTATGAACTTAGCTCATAAAGCAGAAGAAAAGGCCAAAAATCTGCCTTACGGCGAGCAGCGGCGTTTAGAAATTGCCCGGGCGCTGGCTACCAAACCATCCCTCCTTTTATTAGACGAACCGGCTGCGGGGATGAATCCCCAGGAAACTACCGATTTAATGGAGTTAATTGGTTTTATCCGGGACAAATTTAATTTAACTATTTTATTAATTGAACACGATATGCATCTTGTAATGAATATCTGCGAACGGATTTACGTCTTAGATTACGGTATTAACATTGCTCACGGCACCCCAGAGGAGATTAAAAACAATCCGCGGGTCATTGAAGCTTATTTAGGAGAGGGGGCGTAA
- a CDS encoding branched-chain amino acid ABC transporter permease has product MLKIWFTKENLTVTVLLLAVLFGVQFLAQAGIFTPFIMFVLIQSAIYIILTVSLNLVVGFTGQFSIGHAGFMALGAYASAIMTLNFNAPFIVSLLVGAIVAGIGGVIIGIPTLRLKGDYLAIATLGFAEIIRGVITNIDYLGGAYGLMGITQRTNWLWAFGCMLVTVMVIKNFVQSSHGRACISVRENEIAAEAMGINTTKYKVIAFTMGSFFAGIGGALLAHYITFIEPNAFNFLKSFDILVMVILGGQGSITGSVMGAVALTLVNAFLQSLAELRLVIYAIILILVMLFRPQGLLGSYELSFKLFQRKRGVNHGSHSADA; this is encoded by the coding sequence ATGCTGAAAATATGGTTTACTAAAGAAAACTTGACAGTAACGGTTTTGTTACTTGCTGTGCTGTTTGGGGTACAGTTTTTGGCCCAGGCAGGTATCTTTACCCCCTTTATAATGTTTGTTTTAATTCAAAGTGCAATTTATATTATTTTAACGGTAAGTTTAAATCTTGTGGTTGGTTTTACCGGTCAATTTTCTATCGGTCATGCCGGGTTTATGGCGCTGGGAGCTTATGCCTCGGCAATAATGACTTTGAATTTTAACGCTCCTTTTATTGTGTCTTTGCTGGTCGGAGCGATAGTGGCCGGCATAGGTGGGGTGATCATCGGCATCCCGACATTGCGCTTAAAAGGTGACTATTTAGCTATTGCTACCCTGGGATTTGCGGAAATTATCCGGGGGGTAATAACAAATATTGATTATTTAGGTGGAGCTTACGGTTTAATGGGAATTACCCAGCGGACAAACTGGCTCTGGGCCTTTGGCTGCATGCTGGTAACGGTGATGGTTATCAAAAATTTTGTCCAATCAAGCCATGGCCGGGCCTGTATATCGGTTCGGGAAAATGAAATTGCAGCGGAAGCCATGGGAATCAATACTACCAAATATAAGGTTATTGCTTTTACGATGGGTTCCTTCTTTGCCGGCATTGGAGGTGCTCTGTTAGCTCATTATATTACCTTTATTGAGCCGAATGCATTTAACTTTCTTAAATCTTTTGATATTCTCGTGATGGTGATTTTAGGTGGCCAGGGAAGCATTACCGGATCCGTGATGGGAGCTGTAGCCCTGACCCTGGTAAACGCTTTTTTACAAAGCTTGGCGGAACTACGATTGGTTATTTATGCAATTATTTTGATCCTGGTAATGCTCTTTCGACCCCAGGGACTTCTGGGATCCTACGAACTGTCGTTTAAGCTTTTTCAGAGAAAGCGGGGTGTAAATCATGGCAGCCATTCTGCAGACGCATAG
- a CDS encoding branched-chain amino acid ABC transporter permease translates to MTEFIQQLINGISVGSIYALIALGYTMVYGIIKLINFAHGDVYMLGAFAGLYATLVLKMSFVPALLFSMIVCAILGIIIERLAYRPLRNAPKIVILITAIGVSFFLEYTTMYFLGPQPRAFPAIFKEVSYSFFGGKVTISNREITIVVVTIVLMILLQYIVHNTKIGKAMRAVSYDMQAARLMGINVDSTISATFALGSALAAAAGVLVGVYYNKVFPLMGIMFGLKAFVSAVLGGIGIIPGAMTGGLILGITEALVSGYGSSLYRDPVAFVILILILLVKPSGLFGKNVREKV, encoded by the coding sequence ATGACGGAATTTATCCAGCAACTTATAAACGGCATATCAGTAGGAAGTATTTATGCGTTAATAGCTTTAGGGTATACCATGGTTTACGGGATTATTAAACTTATAAATTTTGCCCACGGCGATGTTTACATGCTCGGTGCTTTTGCCGGACTTTATGCCACACTGGTTTTAAAAATGTCCTTTGTTCCAGCTTTACTTTTTTCGATGATTGTATGTGCGATTTTAGGGATTATAATTGAACGATTAGCTTACCGACCGTTACGAAATGCACCGAAAATTGTTATTTTAATTACGGCAATTGGGGTTTCGTTTTTTCTAGAATATACTACCATGTATTTTTTAGGTCCACAACCTAGGGCTTTTCCGGCAATTTTCAAGGAAGTTTCATACTCTTTCTTTGGAGGAAAAGTCACTATTTCCAATCGGGAAATTACGATTGTGGTGGTAACTATAGTTTTAATGATTTTACTTCAGTACATTGTTCATAATACAAAGATAGGGAAAGCAATGCGGGCAGTTTCCTATGATATGCAGGCTGCTCGTTTAATGGGAATTAATGTGGATTCAACAATATCCGCTACCTTTGCGCTGGGTTCGGCTTTAGCTGCTGCTGCCGGTGTTTTGGTGGGGGTATATTACAATAAAGTATTTCCGTTAATGGGAATTATGTTTGGCTTAAAAGCGTTTGTTTCTGCGGTTTTGGGGGGGATTGGGATAATTCCGGGGGCAATGACCGGAGGTTTAATTTTAGGAATTACCGAGGCGTTGGTTAGCGGTTACGGAAGTTCTCTTTATCGGGATCCAGTGGCTTTTGTTATTTTAATTCTTATTTTGCTGGTTAAACCTTCCGGCCTTTTTGGCAAAAACGTACGGGAGAAAGTGTAG